In a genomic window of Bordetella petrii:
- a CDS encoding BON domain-containing protein, translating into MQTRKLIVAALLGAGAVVGATAQAAEGEAPKQSMGEYASDAMITTKVKAAFVADETLSALDIAVETTEGTVTLTGAVGTEAEVEQAARVARDVEGVKQVQNDIKVDPAKAKPN; encoded by the coding sequence ATGCAAACGCGCAAACTGATCGTTGCAGCCCTGTTGGGCGCGGGCGCCGTGGTCGGCGCCACGGCGCAAGCCGCCGAAGGCGAAGCGCCCAAGCAGTCGATGGGCGAGTATGCGTCGGACGCCATGATCACCACCAAGGTCAAGGCAGCCTTCGTGGCCGATGAGACGCTCAGCGCGCTGGACATCGCCGTCGAAACCACCGAGGGCACCGTCACGCTGACGGGTGCCGTCGGCACCGAAGCCGAAGTCGAGCAGGCCGCCCGCGTGGCCCGCGACGTAGAAGGCGTGAAGCAGGTGCAGAACGACATCAAGGTCGATCCGGCCAAGGCCAAGCCGAACTGA
- a CDS encoding CsbD family protein, with protein sequence MNNDIVAGKWKQLTGKAKAAWGDLTDDELTRTEGNAEQLAGLIQERYGKTKEEAEKEVRAFFDANR encoded by the coding sequence ATGAACAACGACATCGTTGCAGGCAAGTGGAAGCAATTGACTGGTAAAGCGAAGGCCGCGTGGGGCGATCTCACCGACGACGAGCTGACCCGCACCGAAGGCAACGCGGAACAGCTGGCCGGCCTGATCCAGGAGCGCTACGGCAAGACCAAGGAAGAAGCCGAGAAAGAAGTGCGCGCATTCTTCGACGCCAACCGCTGA
- a CDS encoding 4Fe-4S binding protein — MAAVLGRSAARFADFLRDHAPLLRKLQWCVVCVYAFLLIVPALLPLPDNAASVFNNLTIVAQFAFWGVWWPFVLVSIPLLGRAWCGWLCPEGMLTEWASERGQGRSIPKWMRWGGWPFVAFALTTIYGQLVSVYQYPLAVLAVLGGSTMAAMVVGWRYGRSKRVWCKYLCPVNGVFNLLAKLAPWHFKVDEEAWRHPVIRIEPVNCAPLVPLRHMKGAGDCHVCGRCSDYRGAIALTPRSPEEEIVHVASGDAWQTALICFGLMGIAIGAFLWSASPWFVTVKQWAATWLVEHDILWPLMDNAPWFILTHYPEMNDSFSWLDGAGILLFVVGSTVVVGGAAFAALWAADLAAPARLPGGRLAGLHKLAQALIPAAGIGVFLGLSATTVSLLGHEGVETGWADPVRFTLLTLAVAWSLRLGWRLLAQRTAAWPRKLAAWLLMAAGLVPFCTAWVLFFAVW; from the coding sequence ATGGCAGCCGTACTCGGGCGTTCCGCCGCCCGCTTCGCCGATTTTCTGCGCGACCATGCTCCGCTGCTGCGCAAGCTGCAGTGGTGCGTAGTCTGTGTCTACGCGTTCCTGCTGATCGTGCCGGCGCTGCTGCCGTTGCCCGACAACGCCGCTTCGGTATTCAACAACCTGACCATCGTCGCGCAGTTCGCGTTCTGGGGCGTGTGGTGGCCGTTCGTGCTGGTGTCCATTCCGTTGCTGGGCCGCGCCTGGTGCGGCTGGCTGTGCCCCGAGGGCATGCTGACCGAATGGGCCAGCGAACGCGGGCAGGGCCGCTCCATTCCTAAATGGATGCGCTGGGGCGGTTGGCCGTTCGTGGCCTTTGCGCTGACCACCATCTACGGCCAGCTGGTCAGTGTGTACCAATATCCGCTGGCGGTGCTCGCGGTGCTGGGCGGCTCCACCATGGCCGCCATGGTGGTGGGCTGGCGGTATGGGCGCAGCAAGCGCGTGTGGTGCAAGTACCTGTGCCCGGTCAACGGCGTGTTCAACCTGCTGGCCAAGCTGGCGCCCTGGCACTTCAAGGTCGACGAAGAAGCCTGGCGGCATCCGGTCATCCGCATCGAGCCTGTCAATTGCGCGCCGCTGGTGCCGCTGCGCCACATGAAGGGCGCGGGCGACTGCCACGTGTGCGGCCGCTGCAGCGATTACCGCGGGGCCATCGCGCTGACGCCGCGTTCGCCCGAAGAGGAAATTGTGCACGTGGCCAGCGGCGACGCCTGGCAGACCGCGTTGATCTGCTTCGGACTGATGGGCATCGCCATCGGCGCATTCCTCTGGAGCGCCAGCCCCTGGTTCGTGACGGTCAAGCAGTGGGCGGCGACGTGGCTGGTCGAGCACGACATCCTGTGGCCGCTGATGGATAACGCGCCGTGGTTCATCCTGACCCACTACCCGGAAATGAACGACAGCTTTTCGTGGCTGGACGGCGCGGGCATCCTGCTGTTCGTGGTGGGTAGCACAGTGGTCGTGGGCGGTGCGGCCTTCGCGGCGCTATGGGCGGCCGATCTCGCCGCGCCGGCGCGCCTGCCGGGCGGACGTCTGGCAGGCCTGCACAAGCTGGCGCAGGCGCTGATCCCGGCGGCCGGCATAGGCGTGTTCCTGGGGCTTTCGGCCACCACCGTCTCCCTGTTGGGGCACGAAGGCGTGGAAACCGGCTGGGCCGACCCGGTGCGCTTCACGCTGCTGACGCTGGCCGTGGCCTGGTCGCTGCGGCTGGGCTGGCGCCTGCTGGCGCAGCGCACGGCAGCCTGGCCGCGCAAGCTGGCGGCATGGTTGCTGATGGCGGCCGGGCTGGTGCCGTTCTGCACGGCCTGGGTGTTGTTCTTCGCCGTCTGGTAG
- a CDS encoding DUF1328 family protein, which produces MLYYAVVFFVIAIIAAVLGFGGIAAGAAGIAKILFFVFLILALLSILSGAFRKK; this is translated from the coding sequence ATGCTGTATTACGCCGTTGTTTTCTTCGTCATCGCCATCATCGCCGCAGTACTCGGCTTCGGCGGCATTGCCGCCGGCGCCGCGGGCATCGCCAAGATCCTGTTCTTTGTGTTCCTGATCCTGGCGCTGCTGTCGATCCTGAGTGGCGCATTCCGCAAGAAGTAG
- a CDS encoding PhzF family phenazine biosynthesis protein — MHTYAFRLLNVFADTTFGGNPLCVFEDARGLDDQAMLDLARQFNLSETTFILPSAQADARVRIFTPGYEMRFAGHPTLGTAHVVRELAAGGDALTLEFAAGIVPVQARGDTWTLTAPASGAPKTAAPALAASEIAAQLGLHVADLLDAPLWVDTGADQLLVPLKSVDAVQRAQPDSGRLHQWQPSTLGRKTAYVFAFDPTPGRDGRQVVQARYFFTKEGGGVAEDPGTGSACANLGGWLVARGKPLPARIEVRQGRQVSRPCSLYLDVARDGAIQVGGRVIELGRGTVRIPQA, encoded by the coding sequence ATGCACACTTACGCCTTTCGCCTGCTCAATGTCTTCGCCGACACCACCTTCGGCGGCAATCCACTGTGCGTGTTCGAAGATGCGCGCGGCCTGGACGACCAGGCCATGCTGGACCTGGCGCGGCAGTTCAACTTGTCTGAAACCACGTTCATCCTGCCCAGCGCGCAGGCCGACGCGCGAGTGCGCATTTTCACGCCGGGCTACGAAATGCGCTTTGCCGGACACCCCACGCTGGGCACGGCTCACGTGGTGCGCGAGCTGGCCGCTGGCGGCGATGCGCTGACACTGGAATTCGCCGCCGGCATCGTGCCGGTGCAAGCAAGGGGCGACACCTGGACGCTTACCGCACCCGCCTCGGGCGCGCCCAAAACGGCAGCGCCGGCCCTGGCGGCCAGCGAGATCGCCGCGCAGTTGGGTCTGCACGTCGCCGACTTGCTCGATGCCCCGCTATGGGTCGACACCGGCGCCGACCAGTTGCTCGTGCCGCTGAAATCGGTCGACGCCGTGCAGCGCGCGCAGCCCGACAGCGGCCGCTTGCATCAGTGGCAGCCCAGCACCCTGGGACGCAAGACGGCCTACGTATTCGCTTTCGACCCCACGCCTGGGCGCGACGGCCGGCAGGTGGTACAAGCGCGGTATTTCTTCACGAAAGAGGGTGGGGGCGTGGCCGAAGATCCCGGCACCGGATCGGCCTGCGCCAACCTGGGCGGATGGCTGGTGGCGCGCGGCAAGCCACTGCCCGCACGCATCGAAGTGCGGCAGGGCCGTCAGGTGTCGCGGCCCTGCAGCTTGTACCTGGATGTGGCGCGCGACGGCGCCATCCAGGTCGGGGGGCGGGTGATCGAACTGGGTCGCGGCACGGTGCGCATTCCGCAAGCCTAG